The Streptomyces nitrosporeus genome includes a window with the following:
- a CDS encoding TetR/AcrR family transcriptional regulator: MTEGLRERKKRRTRQQLSDVATGLFLERGFDAVTIAEIARAADVSVNTVYNYFPAKEDLFLDHGRDIVERLSRYVRGRTDGESAADAVLRELRVRVEGVSPAVGLMEGYDRFMRVVQDADSLKARLWHIQQEALLDLERTLLAEPGAGRDPRTAELVAGQLSWVHGTLTAYIGREMAAGRPPAEVSRDALVLLDDIEDLLGGKVLNYGRRSET, encoded by the coding sequence ATGACCGAGGGACTCAGGGAGCGGAAGAAGCGCCGCACCAGGCAGCAGCTCTCCGACGTGGCGACCGGGCTGTTCCTGGAGCGCGGCTTCGACGCCGTGACGATCGCGGAGATCGCCCGCGCCGCCGATGTCTCCGTCAACACCGTCTACAACTACTTCCCGGCCAAGGAGGACCTCTTCCTCGACCACGGCCGGGACATCGTCGAGCGCCTCTCCCGCTACGTCCGCGGCCGCACCGACGGCGAGTCCGCCGCGGACGCCGTCCTGCGGGAACTGCGCGTCCGGGTCGAGGGCGTCTCGCCCGCCGTCGGCCTGATGGAGGGGTACGACCGCTTCATGCGTGTCGTCCAGGACGCGGACAGCCTCAAGGCCCGCCTCTGGCACATCCAGCAGGAGGCCCTGCTGGACCTGGAGCGGACCCTGCTCGCCGAGCCCGGGGCCGGCCGCGACCCGCGCACCGCCGAACTGGTGGCGGGTCAGCTGTCCTGGGTGCACGGCACCCTCACGGCCTACATCGGCCGGGAGATGGCCGCGGGCCGGCCGCCCGCCGAGGTCTCCAGGGACGCGCTCGTCCTGCTCGACGACATCGAGGACCTCCTCGGCGGGAAGGTCCTCAACTACGGTCGGCGCTCCGAGACGTGA
- a CDS encoding cob(I)yrinic acid a,c-diamide adenosyltransferase: MVNLTRIYTRTGDQGTTALGDMSRTAKTDLRIAAYADANEANAVIGTAIALGGLPDAVVKVLVRVQNDLFDVGADLSTPVVEDPKYPPLRVEQSYVDKLEADCDTFLEELEKLRSFILPGGTPGAALLHQACTVVRRAERSTWAAIEVHGEVMNALTATYLNRLSDLLFILARTANKEVGDVLWVPGGER, from the coding sequence ATGGTCAACCTGACGCGCATCTACACCCGTACCGGCGACCAGGGCACCACAGCCCTCGGTGACATGAGCCGTACCGCCAAGACCGATCTGCGGATCGCGGCGTACGCCGACGCCAACGAGGCCAACGCGGTGATCGGCACGGCGATCGCGCTGGGCGGTCTGCCCGACGCCGTGGTGAAGGTCCTCGTCCGTGTCCAGAACGACCTGTTCGACGTGGGCGCGGATCTGTCCACGCCGGTCGTGGAGGACCCGAAGTACCCGCCGCTGCGCGTGGAGCAGTCCTACGTCGACAAGCTGGAGGCGGACTGCGACACCTTCCTGGAGGAGCTGGAGAAGCTGCGCAGCTTCATCCTTCCGGGCGGCACCCCGGGAGCGGCGCTGCTGCACCAGGCGTGCACGGTGGTCCGGCGGGCCGAGCGGTCCACCTGGGCGGCGATCGAGGTGCACGGCGAGGTGATGAACGCGCTGACGGCGACCTATCTCAACCGGCTCTCCGACCTCCTGTTCATCCTCGCCAGGACGGCGAACAAGGAGGTCGGAGACGTGCTGTGGGTGCCGGGCGGCGAACGCTGA